The bacterium genome contains the following window.
GGGGCGCTACGGCATTCCGGTGGCCAAGCAGACGATGTGGGACATGCTGGTCACGGTCGACGAGCTGGTCGCGCAGCCGATCTTGCGCCAGATGCAGCGCGAGCTGCTGGAATGCACAGCGCTACACGCCGACGAGACGGTGGTCACCTTGCGCCTCGAGGGCGGCAAGGGGAGCAAGAAGGCATACCTGTGGTGCTGGCGCTCGCTGGAAGGCGAGGTGCCGAGTCGAGCGCTGATGGACTTCCGGACGACCCGGAATCGACACGGGCCGATCGACTTCCTGGGCGACTGGACCGGAACTCTCATCATCGACGGCTACTCCGGGTACAACGAGGTCGCGCGGACCAACGAGATCGTGCGTGCAGGATGCTGGGCGCATGCGCGGCGCAAGTGGAAGGACGCTTTTGAGGCAGGCTCCAAAGCGGTCGCGAGCGTGCTCGTGTGGATCCAGCGGCTCTTCCGGCTGGAGCGCGCGATGAACGAGCGGATCAGGCGTTTGGAGCTCGACCCGCTGGGTGTGCTCGCGCTACGACACCTGCATCGGGGCCGGTATGGTCGTCGTATCATCGACAAAGCCTACGAGGCTGCTGGCCAGTTCGACGGCAAGCGCAGCACCGTGCCGAAGAGCAAGCTGGGTAAGGCCGTGAAGTACCAATTCCGGCAGAGAGAGACCCTTGAGGTCTTCCTGAGCGACCCACGCATTCCCATCCACAACAACGCGGCTGAACGTGACATTCGCCACGTGGCTATCGGCCGCAAGAACTGGTGGGTGGTGGCGAGCCAGCGCGGTGGCGAGGTCGCGGCGCGTATGTACTCGCTGATGCTGTCGTGCAAGCAGGCTGGCGTGAACCCCGAGACGTACCTCGCGAGCGTGCTGTCGCTGATCTCCACCACGAAGGACCGCGACATCGCGCAGCTCACGCCGTGGGGATGGGGCGCGATGCAAGCGGAGCGCGCCGTCGAGGTGCTCGCGACGCGGCCAACCTGAACTGCGACCCAGATCGTCGGGCCACTTGCAAGGGCATCGTGGCATGGGTTGGCCGGACGCTTACCGTCCAAGTCGACGGGGCGTTCTATTCGGCTCCTTGGCGCCTCCTGGGGCAGAAGATCTGGGTCCGTTGCACTCGTACGAGTGTGGCCATCTGGTCCAACGACGAGCATCTGTGGACTCATCCACGCACGCTGCGAGGCAAGCACCAGACCATCGAGGGTCACCTTCCTGAGGGACGTCGCGAGCTTCGTCACCGCTCACGTGGATTCTGGGAGCTACGCGCTCGATCGATGGGCGAAGACGTCGAACGACTCGCGAAGAAGATCTTTGATAGCGACGACGTCCTGCTCCAGCTGCGGCGAGTGCAAGCAATCGTGACACATCTCGAGGGCTTCCCCGTCGCGCGCGCGCAGAACGCCGCCCGTCGCGCACTGCACTTCGACAGCTTCGAGTATCGAGCGATCAAGAGCATCCTGGCCAAAGGCCTGGACTACGAGCCGCTCCCCGAAGAACCCGCACGCGCTTGGGCGAAGAAGTCGCGCTACTCGCGCGCGCCCAGCACATCCCTGTTCCCCGAAGAAGAACCTCATGACAACCACTGAACTACTCGTCCCGATCCTGAAGAAGCTGCGGCTGTCAGGCGTCTTGCAGACCCTGGATCTGCGCATGCGCGAGGCTGTCGACGACGGCCTCGCCCACTCCGAGTTCCTCTACCGACTCTGCTCGGACGAGGTCGAGCGGCGTGAGTCCAAGCAGCTCGATCTCCGTCGGCGTCGCGCTAACTTCGACAATGCGAAGAGCATGGAGGACTTCGACTGGTCCTTCAACGCGCAGGTCCCCAAGTCCAAGATCATCGACCTCGCAACCTGCGGCTTCATCGGGAAGCGCGAGAATGCACTGCTCATTGGACCAACCGGCGTCGGGAAGTCACACATCGCGCAAGCAATCGGAGAGCGCGCGTGCCGCGCTGGATACTCTGTGCACTACGTCTCCGCACACGATCTGCTTGCTCAGCTTCGGGCTGCCCGCGCGGACGCCTCCCTCGAGCGGCGCATGCTGCGGTTTACATCCCCCGACCTCCTGATCATCGACGACCTGGGGCTCTGTCCCCTCGATCGGGACGAGCCTCTCGACCTCTACGAGGTCATCCGTGCCCGATACGAGCGTGGCTCGATGATCGTCACGTCGAACCGGGCGATCGAGGAGTGGTACCCCCTCTTCCTCGACGATCTCATGGCCTCGGCGGCAATGGACCGGCTACTCCACCACGCCCACGTCGTCGTCCTGGACGGACACTCGTATCGCAACCCGCCCGGCGCGGCCGCCAAGTTTGCTGACCGCCCCTAGCCCACTCTGCCTCCGCCGCGGCTGGCCTTGCTTGGCCGGGCTGACGTGGCCTTGCTTGGCCGAGCTGAAGGTGGCCTTGATTGGCCGGTCCTTGACAGCTCCCGAAATCCCTTGAGAGAGAATCTCTCCTCCAGGTGTTTGGAGCCGCCTGGAGGGTCCGGTCGGCAGCGCCGTCCGGAGAGCGCCCGAGTTGGGCCTCTTCACGCCGTGATTCTGCACGAGACGCCGGGCTCCTGATGCGAGATGTGGCCTCGCTCGATCTCAGGAATCGCTGCGCCCTGCCTTGCGGCGCTTCTTCGAGCGCTCCGCATCGCGGAGTCTGTAGCTCTTGCCTTCGGTCTGCAGGATCGTCGCGTGATGCGCGATGCGATCGATCACCGCCGCCGCGGCCGTCGCGTCGAGGAAGACTTCGTTCCAGCGCGCGAAGGGCAGGTTCGTCGTGACGATCAAGCTGCGTCGCTCGTAGACCTTCGTGATGAAGCCGAAGAGTAGGTCGGCACTGAGCTTGTCGAAGGGCACGTACCCGAGCTCGTCCAGTACGACGACATCGAAGCGCGCCATCTGCTCGAGCTTCCGGGACAGCCGATCGACCGACTTGGCCTCGACCAGGAGGTTGCACAGCTCGGCCGCCGTCGTGAAGCGCACACGCTTGTCGTGCTGACAGCAGGCGATGCCGAGCGCGATCGCAAGATGAGTCTTGCCGGTGCCGATCTCGCCCATCAGCACCACGTTGGCGTGTTCCTCGACGAAGTCAGCGCGGGCGAGCCCGAGCACCTCGTCGCGATCGAGCGTCGGCTGTGCGTCGAAGTCGAATACGTCGAGCGTCTTCAGCCACGGAAAGCGAGCCTCACTGATCCTACGGCGGATACGGCGCTCGCGGCGGTCGGTCACTTCTTGGTGGGCCAGCTCCGCGAGGTACTCGGCGTGGGGCTGCCGGTGGCGTTCGGCTTCGATTGCCAGTCGCTCCCAGTGTTCGGCCACCGATGGCAGCTTCAGCTCGCGCAGATCGCCGGCGAGGTTCGGTGGCTCGATCGTTCGCTTCGTGCTCATGCCTGACCTCCTGCACACAGGGTGTCCCAGGCAGACAGGTCTGGCTCGGCCACTTCGATCGCGAGCAAATCGGTTCTGTCCATCGTCAGCGGGGGA
Protein-coding sequences here:
- a CDS encoding ATP-binding protein, which encodes MTTTELLVPILKKLRLSGVLQTLDLRMREAVDDGLAHSEFLYRLCSDEVERRESKQLDLRRRRANFDNAKSMEDFDWSFNAQVPKSKIIDLATCGFIGKRENALLIGPTGVGKSHIAQAIGERACRAGYSVHYVSAHDLLAQLRAARADASLERRMLRFTSPDLLIIDDLGLCPLDRDEPLDLYEVIRARYERGSMIVTSNRAIEEWYPLFLDDLMASAAMDRLLHHAHVVVLDGHSYRNPPGAAAKFADRP
- a CDS encoding ATP-binding protein codes for the protein MSTKRTIEPPNLAGDLRELKLPSVAEHWERLAIEAERHRQPHAEYLAELAHQEVTDRRERRIRRRISEARFPWLKTLDVFDFDAQPTLDRDEVLGLARADFVEEHANVVLMGEIGTGKTHLAIALGIACCQHDKRVRFTTAAELCNLLVEAKSVDRLSRKLEQMARFDVVVLDELGYVPFDKLSADLLFGFITKVYERRSLIVTTNLPFARWNEVFLDATAAAAVIDRIAHHATILQTEGKSYRLRDAERSKKRRKAGRSDS
- a CDS encoding IS66 family transposase, with protein sequence IIPATMIVNRYVRKKWACSEGHEIFAAPAPEGLIARARFEPSVYAHVAVAKYHDHVPLHRLSGILGRYGIPVAKQTMWDMLVTVDELVAQPILRQMQRELLECTALHADETVVTLRLEGGKGSKKAYLWCWRSLEGEVPSRALMDFRTTRNRHGPIDFLGDWTGTLIIDGYSGYNEVARTNEIVRAGCWAHARRKWKDAFEAGSKAVASVLVWIQRLFRLERAMNERIRRLELDPLGVLALRHLHRGRYGRRIIDKAYEAAGQFDGKRSTVPKSKLGKAVKYQFRQRETLEVFLSDPRIPIHNNAAERDIRHVAIGRKNWWVVASQRGGEVAARMYSLMLSCKQAGVNPETYLASVLSLISTTKDRDIAQLTPWGWGAMQAERAVEVLATRPT